From Panicum hallii strain FIL2 chromosome 2, PHallii_v3.1, whole genome shotgun sequence, a single genomic window includes:
- the LOC112882467 gene encoding uncharacterized protein LOC112882467, translating to MIAAVWRWLPLPAWLGSTALWFVFLNAVVAAVAVLSRSRPSLASPRRGAGITRRASSAVLQRLRSFSIFSFPSATFTTAPLLQPDAAAHAQESEDPATARAVIRQSPRSLPLAPSPKAELVQVAEEGEGGDPNGMSMDEAYALALAARRRPEREREEEARRSEVDAKAEEFIRGFKEDLRQQRLNSIYNYTQMLKRRAFGGGGRQPDARPDQL from the coding sequence ATGATCGCGGCGGTGTGGCGGTGGCTGCCGCTGCCTGCGTGGCTGGGCTCCACCGCGCTGTGGTTCGTCTTCCTGAACGCggtcgtcgccgccgtcgccgtcctgtCCCGGTCCCGCCCCTCGCTGGCGTcgccccgccgcggcgccgggaTCACGCGCAGGGCCTCCTCGGCGGTGCTGCAGCGCCTCCGCTCCTTCTCCATCTTCTCCTTCCCCTCCGCCACCTTCACCACCGCGCCGCTCCTGCAGCCTgacgccgccgcccacgcccaagAATCAGAGGACCCGGCGACGGCCCGGGCCGTGATCAGGCAATCGCCGCGGTCGCTCCCCCTCGCGCCATCCCCCAAGGCAGAGCTCGTGcaggtggcggaggagggcgaAGGCGGGGACCCGAACGGGATGAGCATGGACGAGGCCTACGCgctggcgctggcggcgcggcggcggccggagcgggagagggaggaggaggcgaggaGGTCGGAGGTGGACGCCAAGGCGGAGGAGTTCATCCGCGGGTTCAAGGAGGACCTGCGGCAGCAGCGCCTCAACTCCATCTACAACTACACCCAGATGCTCAAGCGGCGCGcgttcggcggcggcggccggcagccGGACGCCCGGCCAGATCAGCTGTGA